GAGCAGAAGAATCTATTTAATTTTAAAGCGGTACAACTCACCCGTACCTCAGCAGAACACACCGTTTGAAGATTTCTCAGAGCACGCTCTAAAACTCCGATTTGATTGGCGAGCTTCAGGGTCTTATCCTGAAGCTGCTTATTCTCTACCTCCAGTAACTTCACCCTGTTGGGGGAGATTGGGGGTggaagtggggggtgggggagtgaAGGGGAGATTTTTATGGTCGATACCTTGCAGCCTAGCAGGCCTGTAGTGCAGTGTGTGGGGGAACACGCGCACTTCTGCTGGGTGGTAGCGGCCGTCCTCATCCCAGCGCTGCCCATCTCCTCTGCCTCGGTTATCCTCTTCAGAAGCTCACGCCTCTCCACCAACAGCTGCTCGTTCTCCTCAGTCACAGTCCGAATCCAATCCTTCTCCTTTTCCGAAACCAGCACGGAGGCGAAACGTAAGTGTCTCCCGACATTGTACTTTTACTTTAAGTTGAATACCTGAGATAAAACTCACTTTCTCCTGCAGACTCATGGCCAGAGCCAGATCATTCTCCAGCTTCTGGATCATTGCGTCGCGCTGGCTGGTGGCCACTACAAAGAGCTGCTTTGCTTTGCGCAGTTTGGCCTTGTGCAGACCTTGTTTCTCAGTGTACCTCCTAATTACAAATTAGAGATacttcaacacacacaacacaccctaACCTACATGCTTTACCAGTGTAGACTTATACCACTTTCACCACAGCAGTTTTCCCAAAGCATCTATGGGTCCAGACCCAGAACGCTCCAACTCCCcaaagtgagtgtgtgatcaTTGTGTGGCAACAGGTCTCTACCTGATGCTGCCATCTAGCTGCTGGAGGACCTGTTGCAGTTCCTCCTGGAGCCTCTCGGACTCGTTCTGCGTGGCCACGAGCTGCTGCTCCAGCGTCTGTCTGCTCCTCTGACTCAGCCTCTGCTGCAGGAGAAGCAGACAGCAGCACAAAGGGGCAGTGATGTAAATAACTCGCCTTTACGCATCCGCTACGTGCCAGTTTACTCTGGCTGGCATTAACGACCTGTCGGCTTACGAGTGCAATGTGAGTGGGGGGCAATCGTGTCTTTAAGGCCCGCGTTAAGAACGTGCTTCACCCCAGAGCGCCGTACACCAACCTGCTCCCTGGCAGAGCCGAGCTCGTTCTCCAGCACCTCCAGCCGCGTCTCCAGCTGCTGGGAGCGGCGGGAGAGCTCCGAGTTGGCGCGGGTGAGGGTCGTCTCCTTGGCACGCAGAGAGAGCGCCTGCTGCTgcagctcctcctccctctgctccagtAACTTCCTGTCGGGGGGAACCACAGTTGGGTTTAGGTGACCTAGGCAGCTTCCGTGGTTTCACAGGAGCCCACCTCTGGAGCTGCTCGTCCTGTAGCTTGGCTCGGAGGGCGGACAGGTTGTCCGACATGTCTCTGGTGTCTCTCTCCAGCTTGCTGGTCTCTCCTGCCCTGGCCTCCTCCAGGCGCAGCTGATGCAGTGTGTTCTTCAGCTGTTGCTGTAGTTCCAACACCTCCAGACAAACACACCCAAATTAAGCTTTGCTAGAAAACAACATCTAAAGCAGCACTTGTTTCCCTTTAAAAAACTTGCACCTTATTAATTATTAGTTATGAGCACTTCACCCCTCTGTACCATCTCTCTGAGCTTAACACAGTCAAACTGAGCTTTCAAACCCCCAATAAACTGCCTTTTCAAATAGAGGAACCTCACCACAGTCGCTAAACATTACAATACTAAATGTTGGAAACCTTcatgtttgttttgtatttCAGAAGCAGAACATTGTGCTCCAAAACAATATTACTGTCATTCAAAACAATATTTTATGTTGTGAACAAACACAAACTGTGTGAAGTTGTGTgtgaagttgtgtgtgtgtgtgtgtgtgaagttgtgtgtgtgtgtgtaaagttgtGTGTGCCTACACTGTGGGACTCTCCTGTTCTCCAAAAATGGGAATAACAGCAAACGCACCTTTATTCTTTTAAATACTGACAAATGAACAGACACTGCAGCCTGAGCATATTATGCAAAAGCACAAACCCAGGTGTCCACCACGCAGGGCATTCAGTTCCCTCCATGGCCTCTCGGTGGTCCTGGGCCCCTCACCTTCTTGTCGGCAGCAATGACGCGGGCCCTCTCGGCCCCGAGCTCCTCCCTCAGGCTGCTGCTGGTCTGGCTGGCCTGGGCGCTCCTAGCCTGCTCCAGCTCCAGCTCCCGGACCCTCTGGTGTAGCTGCTCCACCTCGTTGGCCTGGCCCGCCGTGCTGGCCTCCAGCTGGGCCACCCGGGCCTGCGACTGCTTCAGCTCTGCACACAGCTGCACAGCGAGGCGCCGTGACTACTGGGTCCAGACCAACCCAACCCCCAGCAGAATGAAAGCAGCAGTCTCTAAGCAACTATGATCATCATAGATGTTTGTAAAGACATTTTCTCTGAGCTGAAGTAACAATCAGAGGGAAGGACTGtggatattcagtgtagtgttcTCTGATGGAAGGTTAAACTCTTTCAGCCTCATTCAAACTGTAAACATGATTACGTTAACTACTTACAATTATTTACAATCCAACTCATTTTGTGTTCGCCATCATTTAGCACAATTCATCATCTGACCACAGGATTGCTACTGGCTGGATTTTTAACAGGGTTTTAAAAACACCAGCAAGACTGGTGTACCCGAGAGAGATCTTTTAAATGGCACCCTCAACCACATACCACTACCACATCGATGTTAGCAGCGTGTTGAAAATGGTGTGTGACCCAAAAAACACCCAGACAGCCTTGTTCTTGTGGTTAGAATAGATGTGGGGTGCAACCACCAGATGGCCAACACAGAGGCGTTTGAGATCAAGTGGGCCGGGGAGCACGTTGAACAAATTCCTTGTACACCACCTTGATCTTCTCTTGGTCTAGAAGCGCGTTGTGTCTCTTCAGGTCGAGATTTTTCTCGCGCTCGTAGCGCAGCTCTCGCTCGGCCGAGGTGAAGAGGTGCTGCGTCCTCTGCAGGTCCTGCTTCAGCTGTTTGGATTCCTCCCCCTTTTGCTGCAGGACGCAGTCTTGAGCCTGGGGACATGCGCACACGGGACACATGCAGAGGACACATGAAGTGTGACTCCACGCCATCTCACAGGAGTTCAGAACAGTTGTTTCCCATAATGCTGAAGGAAAAGGAAATTCTTGTGTATGTTTCCTGAAAGtcaatgtgtgagagagagagagagagagagagagagagagagagagagagagagagagagagagagagagagagagagagagagagagagagagagagagagagagagaatactgATGTCAAGGCTGACCTTGGCTCTAGCCTGGGCTTCACAGATCTGGGCCTGCAGGGTcagctgtctctcctcctccaggttGGCATGAAGCTTACTCATCTCTGCCCTCACACACGCCACCTAGTGGAGCATTGCACAGCTTACACCCCAGCTGAACATACAGCCATTACAAGACCAACACCAGCAACAGCTCTACCCCCTAAGAATAGAACACATACCAAATACAAGTGGCGAATGATTTTAACACAGTATAAAAAACACTAATCAGTGCTAGTATGTATCTaacatactacatactacatactacatactcCATAAGGTATCAAATGATGCAGCCCTGGATCTGTATCAGTTGTATGCTGACTGCCCTTTAAAGTCTCCTGTACTGATCCCACAGTGCAGACAGACAACACATGTCCGTCGTGTTCAGCTCAGGCTGCGGTGAGTGTGAGGTTTACCCGGTGAGTGCCGTCCTCCTCCACCGCAGCAGTTCTGGGATCAGAGTGAGGTGTGTTCTCCCGCCCAGCAGTGGCATGTGCGTCCAGACGGCCCGCCCGTCGCCGCTCCAGGGCGCTAGCGCCCAGCTCCGCCTGCAGCTCCATCACCTGCCTGCGTTTCTCCATCAGCTCATCTCTGATGCACAGCAAGGCCCGCCACCCCCCAGATACGTTACCGTCTCAGCAGGACGTGACAGACAGATGACACCATCGATAGCCTCTGTGCGGCCCAATAGCCTTGTAAGTGGTTTATTCCAAACACTACAACGACACACTAAGCTTGAAACGACTAGCTGTCTCCTTAACAGCACCGCAGCCTGATCTGTACACTGTACAGTGCAACATGACTCCTGTATGGCTGCCCAGATTCTTGTAAGGCTGCCTAGTGATCTCAATCGCCTGCCAGCTAAGCACATCAGTCACTCTTCGTTTCCCAGCACAAAGGCCCCCTGAGACAGCAAGATGCTGCCTGTGACTCCCGGTGGTTTAGACTTCTGCATGGAGCTTTTGTGTTAATTCAGTCCTGCCACACTGCACCAGTCCCAGTGACTCACAAGTGACTTCAGCAGCAATGACGCTTCAATATGATCTATTCCACCTGTCGGAAAATCACTGCGTTTTGGACGTGTTGCATGTACGTGCAAATTCTTTGTTGTAGCATCAGCTCTTAACCCACCAATAAGCAACGTTACTCACCATCACAAATCTTCAAGGACAGGAAATAATAACAGGTGTTTTGGTTGTTGAGGAGTTCCTCACCTCAGAGTGCTGGACTCCTTCTCCAGTGCACACAGCTCCGATCTCAGCTGCTGGACGAGGTCCGTAAGCTGCGTCGCCTGCTCCCTGCTCTCCCTCAGGTCCTCCTGCACCCTGCTGTTCCCAGTCTGCTCGGCCAGGTCCTCCTGGAGTCGCGTCTGAGCACGCTCCAACTGGGCCACCTGTGAAAAATGACACATACAGTCTCTGCACAATGTGTAGTAACCACTCACTAAACACCATGGAAGTAACTACACTACAGTCCACCTGTTCCTATAGTTTACCAAATATGCAATTACAGACTACAGGACTGCAGGGTGTGGGGGCAAACCACACAAGGTGTGCTAAAGGTAAATATTATATACAGGTTACagattttaatttcaatttctaTTGGTATGAATGTCATGAATGTGGAGTCTGACCTACAGTCGATGCAAGAGGATGTGGTGCACCAAGCACCACCGTGTCACTGCCGTGTGGAGGATGAGTGGCCACCCAAACCATTTCTATTCATGTGGTCAGAATCTGACTAACGATGACCCAGGTAAAGGGCAGCTGACAAATGTCAAGAGACTTTTGTAACCTATTTCAGCCCATCAAGGTGTGGGTGCAGGGTAGGGGTTTTttggggggttttttttttgcttgtttctttttaaaagtgAAGCACATCATGGACCTGGCTTGTATCTCAAGTTTAACATGGTTCACCAAAATTACATTGGCACTTTGCATCAATGACACTGTGTCCCCTTGGTTTTCAATAATGTGAGTAGTGAATGAATACTTGAACTGTCTGACAAGCTGCTCTGTTATTGGTCAATGCCCTGCCGTTatcaccttctcctccagaaTCCCCTTCTCGCCCGTAACACGTGCAAGGCTCTCGTTGAGGGATTTGCCTTGTTGGTGCGCGGCGTCCAAGCTCTGCACCTCCACGCGTAGTCTCTTCAGCTCCGCCTGGTCTCCCAGTGCAGCCTGAGGACAGCGACCCGCTCAGTAAGAGACACCAGAGTCCTCCTGACCTCGCTGAAGGGTCTTCAACAGCACGGTACTCATAAATACACCATCGCCTCAAGCGAATACAAATGGCTGGGGTCTCACCTGCTTCTCTTTGATGAGGGAACTTTGAGCCACAGCTAAATCCACCTCTAACTTTTTCCTCCACTCCTTCTCCTCAGCAAGTCGGTTCTCGAGAAACGTCACCCTCTCTTGAACACCGGCTTTTAGCTTAGGATTAAAATGATTTATGGAATGCAACGTCCGTATGGGGTTCATGTAAAACAGACACAAATGCAGCTGGTGGCTGGTTACCTCAGGCTCCGCGTTCCCATCACAGCTCTGTGCCGGTCTCTGTGCTCTCTTCTCATTCAGCTCCAGGTTTTTAATCTGCGATGTCATTGAACACTTTGAGAACAAATTTTGAATCaagaccccgcccccttcaACCAGCCATCAGCGCCGGTCCAACGGCAGGACGGAGTAGTGGTGCCGACCCCTGGTCCCGACCTTTCTGCGCAGGCCCTCCAGTTGGCTCTCGTGGCGCTCCAGCTCCTCCCTGGCCTGGTTCTGCGCCTCCCCCAGCAGAGCCTCCAGCTCCTCGTTCCTCTCCAccagctcctcctgctcctgctgCTGCTTCTGTAGCCTCCTCTGCACCTCCCGCAGACGGCAGTCCTTGTCCTCCGAGTCCCTCCGGCACCTGTACGCGCgcacagaaggagagagggagagagagggagagagggagagagggagagagggagagagagagggagagggagagagagggagagagagacagagggagacagagggagagagagagggagaaagagagggagaaagagagggagaaagagagagagagagggagagagagagggagagagagacagagggagagagagagagggagagggagagagagagggagaaaaggagggagagagagagggagaaagagggagagagagagagagagagagaggagagagagagagagaggaagagagggagtgagaaagagagagagagagagagagagagagagagagagagagagagagagagagagagagagagagagagagagaaccgtAAACACAGCACGTATGCTGTTCCCTTTATCTCTATTGTAAATGGAAAGGCAGTGGATACCTAAGAGCCCAATCTGGACTTTCTAAAGGTGTTAAATGCTGAAGTAGCTTAATCAACCACATAATTCTAACAACCGTTAAAGAAGTAAAATGGGTTTTTATGACCACCATCACCTTTTATGGAGTTGATCTTGCTCATCATTTAGAGTTCTTTCTGACACCTCTGGATGACTGTCACTTCCACCAGACTGTATAGATATGAGGTAGTTACTGCATTAGATGTatctgtttgttttatttaaaaggTATTTCTGCTTTGTTTAAACTACTGAAATGTGTATCATACACAACAGAGTACTCTTTGAGCCccatttcatgttttatttacacacacatataaaaatACATTCAATGGTAGCTGCTACAACATTGCTAATTCACCTGTATGATGGAATGAGCTGAACTGTGCTCTGTAAGTGTCCCTTCATGATTAGAATGTATTTTAAAATTTTCAATCTGGAATAGAGACAAAAAGTAACAGTATTAAGACTTGAGTgcaataacaaaaaaaacccaacacatTTTAATGTGTCTGAATACGTCTCTAAAAATAGTATTCTGTGGGAAATGGTTTCTAGGCAACCTTTGAAGGGTATTGGCACTTAAAACAGTATGAGAGGTTATACCCACCATTTTCAACAGAGTCTTCCTCTCAGCATCCAGGGAGCGAACTCTGTCCCTCAGGACACGAATCTCTGCGTCAAGGCGTTCATTGCGTTCCTTGGCCTTCTGTAGCTCCAACATATCTGCCAAACATCTAATGTTCAGGAGCAGCAGGCATAGTTCAAAACATGAGGAGATAACAGACAGGTGGGTTCTTCAAATGTTCTTACCACACTGCTTCAGCTTTTCTACTTCCTGCTTGAGCTGTGCCACTTCCTCTCCCGTTGTCTGCAGGTCCAGCCCTGATATTAACACAGTACATAGTAGGTACTGACATTCATAACGACTAAAACCCATATACAATACTGCGTTCTTAAGCACGGATGAGGGGGAAAAGAGATAACAACTCCAGACAACTTCTCATTTGCTCATGTTGGGCCCATTTTACACGGACCCATTTTAAACGAAGGTTCAACATGGGGCAAGCATGCTTTCAATTGAGAACTGTCGAGAGAGACAAATGTCAGAGCCCCAGAATAAGAGGCGCATCAGATCCTCGGTCTGGGTTGCCGCTGGAGTTAGTGACTGACTGGTGTTTTGTGAACACTATTATTTTCTTGCTAGCCCagttgccaacatggttaggcTAGGTGAACAGCCATGTAGCCAGTGTACTCCATGTTACAGGAATTGTGGTCGAGTGGATCTCCAAAAACAAAAGTGTGATATTGTCAGAATATATTAGCAGTTTGACAGCGAATTAATGACAATTCTGAAATGGGAGGTCAATCGTGGTGTTGTGTACAGGTGGTATTTGCTGGTTCGCTTACCAGAGGCAGCCTGGACCTTCCGAACCAGATCGAGCTCGTCCGTCAGGCTGCGGATCTCCTGGTGAGCCATGGTGAGTCTGCTGGACGCCTCCTCCAGGTCCCTCTCCAGCGTCCTTTTCTCCGCACGCTCCCGCACCAGCTCCTCGCTTTGGGCCTGCTGGATAAAGATGTTTGCAGATTCACGGGTCGAAGACCTTTCAGGCCTGAGCGGAATAGGGTGGCTGGTTGGTGCAGGACAGCCATGCTCGGGCTCAACATGCATCGGCTGCACTGACGTGATGACAACCgggaaacatgcttgtgacagCCATGGCGGGGAAATGTCTTCCTCAGGTTAGACATGTTGctgtgtagtgagtgtaatgttaGCGGGGTCATGCCAGAAGCAACGGCCATCTTCATTCGTTTTGATCTTTGGCGATCTTTGGAGTAGTGAGATGCGtgaagttgggggggggggattgacATTCTTGCCAATCATGACAACTCAAGTGAAGCGTATATACGTGGCAGGAGCGGGGACATACAGGAGCAAGACTTTGCGCACTCTGCGTAGCCCTGCGTACACCAAAGAGCTTCTTCCAGGGGCTCTGAGCTGGAGATTCCTGTCCCTTGGGACAAAAACCAGGGATGGAGAGTCATTGGGTGTAGTCGGTGACAACTGACTCACATTTACTGCAGGAAAGAGCTTAAGTTGTGTGTGAGACTAAATTCCCAGTCGCTTCTGCAATGGCACACAAGGCAGGATCCCTGGGACGTGGTTACCTTGTTCATACTCTCTTGGCTCTGCCGTACAGCCTCCTTCTGCTGCCTAAGCTCCTCCTCCAAAGTGTGGCGGATGTGGTCTAGTTCCTCCTAATTTTCACAAGAGAGCTTACAGCAACCACTGCACCGTgggttatatttaaaaaacaagGTAACACCGTCCC
This sequence is a window from Brachyhypopomus gauderio isolate BG-103 chromosome 21, BGAUD_0.2, whole genome shotgun sequence. Protein-coding genes within it:
- the ccdc30 gene encoding uncharacterized protein ccdc30 isoform X5; amino-acid sequence: MDHREEKDELQELWGRLQEAGVAPEASAEEQRRCLWGLLRQSEGSLASATQELGALRSQQAREMSEVREVENYVEHIRNMLEERECLTAEYERDNEQLRAELAQMKHQQECQFKEVLEMLEQEGLAEISHSSASEQVAYLLVERVTLLERLEVAERKLDTQTLTGNLREVHLQEELDHIRHTLEEELRQQKEAVRQSQESMNKQAQSEELVRERAEKRTLERDLEEASSRLTMAHQEIRSLTDELDLVRKVQAASGLDLQTTGEEVAQLKQEVEKLKQCDMLELQKAKERNERLDAEIRVLRDRVRSLDAERKTLLKMIENFKIHSNHEGTLTEHSSAHSIIQSGGSDSHPEVSERTLNDEQDQLHKRCRRDSEDKDCRLREVQRRLQKQQQEQEELVERNEELEALLGEAQNQAREELERHESQLEGLRRKIKNLELNEKRAQRPAQSCDGNAEPELKAGVQERVTFLENRLAEEKEWRKKLEVDLAVAQSSLIKEKQAALGDQAELKRLRVEVQSLDAAHQQGKSLNESLARVTGEKGILEEKVAQLERAQTRLQEDLAEQTGNSRVQEDLRESREQATQLTDLVQQLRSELCALEKESSTLRDELMEKRRQVMELQAELGASALERRRAGRLDAHATAGRENTPHSDPRTAAVEEDGTHRVACVRAEMSKLHANLEEERQLTLQAQICEAQARAKAQDCVLQQKGEESKQLKQDLQRTQHLFTSAERELRYEREKNLDLKRHNALLDQEKIKLCAELKQSQARVAQLEASTAGQANEVEQLHQRVRELELEQARSAQASQTSSSLREELGAERARVIAADKKVLELQQQLKNTLHQLRLEEARAGETSKLERDTRDMSDNLSALRAKLQDEQLQRKLLEQREEELQQQALSLRAKETTLTRANSELSRRSQQLETRLEVLENELGSAREQQRLSQRSRQTLEQQLVATQNESERLQEELQQVLQQLDGSIRRYTEKQGLHKAKLRKAKQLFVVATSQRDAMIQKLENDLALAMSLQEKEKDWIRTVTEENEQLLVERRELLKRITEAEEMGSAGMRTAATTQQKVKLLEVENKQLQDKTLKLANQIGVLERALRNLQTVCSAEVRDVKKIFPSGAYLDGLLWTSTASPSTGLCESWGLLDAIRRVKVGEHAKSLESSFSLPTSQPSEIGYLNLNSPMAHHVPLDQEENHSVASEDA
- the ccdc30 gene encoding uncharacterized protein ccdc30 isoform X3; the protein is MDHREEKDELQELWGRLQEAGVAPEASAEEQRRCLWGLLRQSEGSLASATQELGALRSQQAREMSEVREVENYVEHIRNMLEERECLTAEYERDNEQLRAELAQMKHQQECQFKEVLEMLEQEGLAEISHSSASEQVAYLLVERVTLLERLEVAERKLDTQTLTGNLREVHLQEELDHIRHTLEEELRQQKEAVRQSQESMNKGQESPAQSPWKKLFGVRRATQSAQSLAPQAQSEELVRERAEKRTLERDLEEASSRLTMAHQEIRSLTDELDLVRKVQAASGLDLQTTGEEVAQLKQEVEKLKQCDMLELQKAKERNERLDAEIRVLRDRVRSLDAERKTLLKMIENFKIHSNHEGTLTEHSSAHSIIQSGGSDSHPEVSERTLNDEQDQLHKRCRRDSEDKDCRLREVQRRLQKQQQEQEELVERNEELEALLGEAQNQAREELERHESQLEGLRRKIKNLELNEKRAQRPAQSCDGNAEPELKAGVQERVTFLENRLAEEKEWRKKLEVDLAVAQSSLIKEKQAALGDQAELKRLRVEVQSLDAAHQQGKSLNESLARVTGEKGILEEKVAQLERAQTRLQEDLAEQTGNSRVQEDLRESREQATQLTDLVQQLRSELCALEKESSTLRDELMEKRRQVMELQAELGASALERRRAGRLDAHATAGRENTPHSDPRTAAVEEDGTHRVACVRAEMSKLHANLEEERQLTLQAQICEAQARAKAQDCVLQQKGEESKQLKQDLQRTQHLFTSAERELRYEREKNLDLKRHNALLDQEKIKLCAELKQSQARVAQLEASTAGQANEVEQLHQRVRELELEQARSAQASQTSSSLREELGAERARVIAADKKVLELQQQLKNTLHQLRLEEARAGETSKLERDTRDMSDNLSALRAKLQDEQLQRKLLEQREEELQQQALSLRAKETTLTRANSELSRRSQQLETRLEVLENELGSAREQQRLSQRSRQTLEQQLVATQNESERLQEELQQVLQQLDGSIRRYTEKQGLHKAKLRKAKQLFVVATSQRDAMIQKLENDLALAMSLQEKEKDWIRTVTEENEQLLVERRELLKRITEAEEMGSAGMRTAATTQQKVKLLEVENKQLQDKTLKLANQIGVLERALRNLQTVCSAEDVKKIFPSGAYLDGLLWTSTASPSTGLCESWGLLDAIRRVKVGEHAKSLESSFSLPTSQPSEIGYLNLNSPMAHHVPLDQEENHSVASEDA
- the ccdc30 gene encoding uncharacterized protein ccdc30 isoform X7, which translates into the protein MDHREEKDELQELWGRLQEAGVAPEASAEEQRRCLWGLLRQSEGSLASATQELGALRSQQAREMSEVREVENYVEHIRNMLEERECLTAEYERDNEQLRAELAQMKHQQECQFKEVLEMLEQEGLAEISHSSASEQVAYLLVERVTLLERLEVAERKLDTQTLTGNLREVHLQEELDHIRHTLEEELRQQKEAVRQSQESMNKGQESPAQSPWKKLFGVRRATQSAQSLAPQAQSEELVRERAEKRTLERDLEEASSRLTMAHQEIRSLTDELDLVRKVQAASGLDLQTTGEEVAQLKQEVEKLKQCDMLELQKAKERNERLDAEIRVLRDRVRSLDAERKTLLKMIENFKIHSNHEGTLTEHSSAHSIIQSGGSDSHPEVSERTLNDEQDQLHKRCRRDSEDKDCRLREVQRRLQKQQQEQEELVERNEELEALLGEAQNQAREELERHESQLEGLRRKIKNLELNEKRAQRPAQSCDGNAEPELKAGVQERVTFLENRLAEEKEWRKKLEVDLAVAQSSLIKEKQAALGDQAELKRLRVEVQSLDAAHQQGKSLNESLARVTGEKGILEEKVAQLERAQTRLQEDLAEQTGNSRVQEDLRESREQATQLTDLVQQLRSELCALEKESSTLRDELMEKRRQVMELQAELGASALERRRAGRLDAHATAGRENTPHSDPRTAAVEEDGTHRVACVRAEMSKLHANLEEERQLTLQAQICEAQARAKAQDCVLQQKGEESKQLKQDLQRTQHLFTSAERELRYEREKNLDLKRHNALLDQEKIKLCAELKQSQARVAQLEASTAGQANEVEQLHQRVRELELEQARSAQASQTSSSLREELGAERARVIAADKKVLELQQQLKNTLHQLRLEEARAGETSKLERDTRDMSDNLSALRAKLQDEQLQRWAPVKPRKLPRSPKPNCGSPRQEVTGAEGGGAAAAGALSACQGDDPHPRQLGALPPLPAAGDAAGGAGERARLCQGAAEAESEEQTDAGAAARGHAERVREAPGGTATGPPAARWQHQEVH